The Nomascus leucogenys isolate Asia chromosome 4, Asia_NLE_v1, whole genome shotgun sequence genome includes the window CCCTGCTTTAAACTCCTGATCAGCTTCCCCTGGCAAGAATACAGTCAATCTCATTAGCACGGCATAACAGCTTCTTAGTAACTTAAATGCTGTTCGCCTCTTCAACATTAATTCTTAGAGTAACCCTCAATTGACGTCATGCTAAATATTTTCAGCTCCCTACTATGTCTGGATGGCCCAATATGCCCCAGACACAAGGAGTTCCATGCAGGCTGGTAATTACAAACAAATGAGATTAACATAATCCACTTGGTCTGAGCTTAATATACAGGTGGGTGAGACTGTTTCATGTGAGCACTCAGTCTTCCTTTATCTTCTTCTTGGCCTGGTAACCTCTCAATCTTATGAACGGATCTCAAGGACGAGCTTCCTTTTTGCCAGGTATCTCTAAACAGTCCATGGATGCATTACCCATCATCCATCATCTGCAATGTAGTTACCAGCAATGCACTCAGGCCATAAATACCACAGCCTGGCCCTCCAGGGATGTTTCTTCTTGCTCTCTGGATTGATGCTCCTCATCCTGGGGTCCCCAAACCTCTTTGCTGTTTAAATAAATCTGTGGACTCCATTAACTGaggttctttcttttctcagctcACAGTATGTCTCCTCTAAACCATTTCTCTAAGTGACAATGCTGCTTTCAGCTACCAGACCTTGTTCTGAGTTCATACTTTCTAACCTTGGATAAAACGGTCTCTAAATAGGTTGTGACTGCTCAGGCTCAAAAGTCGTCAACATCTAGCTCGCTTACATTTTTCTAAACTGTAGCTTCTGGCCAAGCATAGCCTTTGACTATAACAAAGGGTAACCTTTGCAAAGCATAACCTTTGCCTACAACAAAGGGTAACATTTGCAAAGGGGAGACAAGGGAAAGGGAGGTAATTCATCCATCATCCTATTCCTGAAAATGTCATCTGGAAGCAGCCAACCTACAAAAGCTTATACACCTTTTTCATAAATAACACTGCTTGACCCAGTTATggagggaagaaaagacagaCACATGAAAAGTAGACAGCAAATTATTCCTTTGGACCAAGAAAAGAAGTCCCCATATGGAAAATAACAAACTGactttttggagacaaggtcttgctctgtcacccaagctagagagcaatggcatgatgacggctcagtgcagcctcaaactcctgggctcaagtggtcctcttgcctcagcctcctgagtagctaggactacaggtgtgcaccaccacacccatctcattttttaattttttgtagagatgggggtcttgctatgttgcccaagctggtcttgaactcctggcctccggtgatcctcctgcctcagcctcccaaagtgctgggattacaggtctgagccaccatgcccagccacaaactGACTTTTTGTTTAACAATTCAGTCTCCTGTGAAATGTCAAATGAACTCAGTGGCTAGTATTCAATGTGGCACCCCAGATGAAATCAACCCTGAAAAAGTAAAACTGAGGACCAGTTCCCATTTACTATACTATGTTACAGCCTCCTATGAGGTCAAGGCATAAACACCTCTCTAAAAAGTCCATTTCTGGCAGCAATATCTTCAGTTTCTATTTGAATTCTTCTCTTCCTGAGTTGAGTGAAATCACTCATTTCTGCCATTCTTCTAATGTACTCAAATGGTCATGCTATATATTCATTTACAGtggaaatatattcatatttcctGACCTTTTTTCACCTAATCGTTGCTTCTTGCCCTTGCTACAACAGAAACCTACGTCCACCACAGGGTGTAAAATTGAGCAGCAAGTGTGCTGTGGCCATCTACAGAAAGGTAACAATGCAAAGTGGAGGAGGGTCCATGTAAGACTGAATGTAAAAGGCAGTATGAAATTTACAAAGGGCAAAGGGCCTATGTAAGTCCAGGAAAGATcacagaaaggaggagagaagtgGAGATGGCATTTGAGGGAGCTCTAGTGTAGTTTTCCTGATGCTGAAAAAAGTCTGAACTGTGACTGCAATGTTTGTCCCACACATCAGATTTATAGAAAATCTATATACCTGGTCCTTGCAGACGTGTTTCATGCTGAGAACACtaatatttctttctaatttcttttgtgAATGGCTTGTATTTTCCATATGAAGTTTCTCATTACTGATTATCTCCTTCACAgaatctttctcatttttattcatttcatcccTTGTGAAATTTCTTTTATGTCTCTCTAACTTGCCCTCTGATCTGCAAATTATCTTGAATATCAGGTCCCCCTCTCAGATATTCACCTGATACCATGCCACAAGATTTGTGTTTAtcagaaattatttgttttgatgTCAGATGCTCATTCTCAGCTGAGGTTTTTCCACCTGAttagagaagaagaaatacataCAAATACCATCTCTCAGCAATGCTAGAGGAAGTATACCAGAAGTTAGCAAACATTTCTTGTAAACAActagatagtaaatgttttaggctcTTCAGGCCATACAATTTCTGTTGCAAGTACTCAACCCTATCATTGCAACGTGAatgcagccacagacaatacataacGAATGAACATAACTGTATTTCAACAAAACTTCATTtatagacactgaaatttgaatttcaaataattttcatgtgttacaaaatgttattcttcttttgatttcctTCAGCCACTAAAAAATTCAACTATTCTTATTTCACAGGCCATACACAAAAAGACCGGTGGTAGGTCAGATTTTGGCCTATGGGCCATAGTTTACCTGAACTAATCAGCAAGTAAGATTAATATGTCCTATTATTACACAGCTTTCATGTCCTTATGCAATACTCTTCTTtaaagagacaaagtctcactctgtcacccaggactGAGTATAGTAGGgtgatcacagcccactgaagccttgaactcctgggctcaagcaatcctcctgccttagcctcctgagtagctggaactacaggcatgtaacaccacacctggctaatggtatgttttcagagatgggggtcttactatgttgcccaggctggtctcaaactcctgccttcaagcaatcctcccaccacagccttccaagtagcaggggttatagatgtgagccaccacacctgaaaTGCCTTTAGAGCATTTAGGGAATAAAGTGAGACAAGGAAAAGTCCTGAATCCCAAGAGGGAACAGAAAGCTTTATCAGAGTTTAGAAGTCCAAAGTGAGTTCAAGATGAAAAGGTAGCTAAGAAGATAGGAGGAATCAAAAAGGGAATGGGAATGAGTAGTAGTGTAAAAATATCGACAACAAATAAGGATGGGAACATGAAACAGAGGGCTCAGATACAGTAGGGAAAGAATGGAGACATAATTGGGAGGCATAAAGTTAGGAGAGAATCTCTTAATTaagtgaaaaacaacaaaaagtatcAAATAACTCTGTATAAAGTGTTATGGCATAAATGAGAAAAGTATTATATTATTCCTGCTGTCAGAAAGCCTGTAACTTACTCGGGAAAGATAATATACATACAATAGTTAGAGAAAATAGTATTGGATTTGGAGAATGCATATCTAACCCACCACTCAAAATAACTTCACTCATGAATCATAATGTCACTAAGTCTTTGCCAAAGACTGGCCAATGAAATTCAGCAGTATAAGGATTATACATCATTGACTATGATTTATCCAAGGAATGGAGGGTGGGGTTCAACACAccaaaatcaatcaatgtgatgtATACCACATTAATATGGGAAAGAACCAAACTTATCAGTCACAGAATATCATTTCATAAACTTTAACACTCTTCCATGacaaaaactcaacaaattgGCAACTTGATAACTTGATAAAGAGCATTTATAAGAAAATCataactaacatcatacttactGGTAAAGGATTGAATGCTTTCCCCGGAAGATtaagacaagaatgtccactctcGCAACTTGTATCCAACACTGTGCTAAAGGTTCTagccagagtaattaggcaagaaaaaaagtaaaaggcattcagattagaaaggaagagtTTGTAAAActcttatttgcagatgacataattttgtatatagaaaatacaaagaaatccatcaaaattcaaaactgttgtgcttcaaaggacagtattaggaaagtgaaaagacaattcaAAAAATGGGatgaaatatttgtaaagcatgtATCTGATATGGATTTAGTATCCAGATGTcagaactgtttttttgttttttttttttttgaggcagagtctcgctctgtcacccaggctggagtgcagtggcgcgatctccgcccACTGTCAGAACTCTTAAAACACAACTATAAAAGGAAAAGtaaccaattttaaaatgtgcagagtttgaaaagacatttctccaaagaggatacataaatggccaataagcacattgAAAGACTCTCAGTGTCATTAGCCActggagaaatacaaataaaaactacaatgagacagcACTTCACATCACCAGGATGCCTACAGCCAAAAAGATAGACAATattaagtgttggtgaggatgtgaagaattaggaaccctcatacattgctggagagaatgtaaattggtatagccacTTCGGAAAAAGTTTTGGCATTCCTCGAAATGTTATACAAATAGTTGCTGTAAGACCCAACAAGTATCTATCTAGAGTATGTACCCATGAGAAAACACATTTGCATTATAACTTGTATGCTACTATACTGATGCATGTTACAAAATGGATTAAccatgaaaacattatgttaagtgaaagccAGTggcaaaaggccacatattgtacaACTGCATTAATACCAACTATCCATAATAAGgaaatttatagaaacaaaaagtagatagGTAGTCGCCTAAAACCAAGAGTTGGGGACAGGTATGGTGATGATTCCTAACAGATAGAGGTTTCTAAAGATCTAAAAGTAGACTGTGGCAtgtttgcacaactctgtgaatattcTAAATACCActtaattgtatactttaaatgggtgaattgtatgatttgtgaattatatctccacaaagctgtttaaaaaaggACATGAGAGCCTGCTTTTACATCAAAATGAgttattttaatgaatgaaaaacattAAATCTACCAgtctacagaaaaagaaaatgtgtatttgaCATCGTTTAAGGTGGCTCTTACATCAAGTCGTTACTTGGAAAACTGGTATTTAAATGTCAAGAATTAAGCCTTTCTCCTGTCTTCCCAGGATTGacgattttgaaaaatttttgatACTACTGTACGTAACAATGCTTTAGCTAAGTATGTATATCTTCTTAGTTCCAAGTATCCTAGAGGGGAGGAAAATCATAACAACTGtaagcttaaaatatttcagtataaaaaattatttaaaacttttaatatattagttctcatgaaaaacaaaaataaatttttctacttGTTCTGTTGGTCCGTGGACAAGATAATACTGCAccaagtttatcaattttgtaaaactggagaaactggaaaaaagTGATCACAAATAACCAGTAAAGTATTTAGAAAAACTGTTCCACATATCCCCAAGGGATAAAAGCATCCCAGTGTGTGAAATACAGAAGCAGAGTGTTGTATACTACGCTTTAAAGGGATGGGAAGCTATGAATAACACACCAGTCAGAAAGAATGTGACCGAGGATCCCAGTGTACTCCATGATGCTGGGCACAGAGAATACACACCTTTCATTTTGATGAaatgaagacaaaggaagagacaAAGCTGGAGAAGATCCCTCTTGTTTAACTCACCTATCAAGCCTGCTCTCCAGTCATTCCTGCATAGGACTCCCTGTGGCCGGGTGAAACAGGACTCTTTCCCTTGCTCCAGATGAGAGACCAAAGCTGGTTTGGAAGTGGGTGGCACTgcttgaaaagaagaaaacacaacacAGTAATGAGCATAGTCATAGGGGTCAAATTCAAGCCTGTGGCAGCAAAAACAAGCAAGGGAGGTGAGGGGAGTAATTCCTGGGTGAGCTATACAAGAGGTACCCTAAAGAGCTACTGGGAGGGATCCTGGGAAGAAGAGTCAGGATGGTTCTTCCAAGGAAGTCTGAAATACCCTGGAAGGCAGATTTCTATTTAAAGGGCAACAAGATTTGTTACCTTCTTTGTCAGAGGATGAAAATCTCCCACTATGGGAAAAAGACAAATGGCTCCTGGGAGTAACTCCCAGAGGGAGACAAAGTGGCTGCGTTCTCTCAAGATAAATTGGAGGTTCAATACTAGGCTAAGGGTATCAAGATACAGCACAAACCCTACTGTACTCAGAATCACCTCTGAGGCAGGTAGGGAAGGAGGGTAGCTTTTATGgtagaaaaacaaggaaagcccTTTGCAGGTCAATAGACAGCAGGGCTTTCTATACCTGGCAACCTTTGACATCGCTATTTGGGGTCAgctaataattataaaaaaagcCATTCAACCTGAGGGCCCAGGCAGAAACCAGCAGCAGAGACGCCTTACCTACAAAGGCCACAGCCTCAtagttctccagcatcacatccCTGTACAAGGCCCTCTCAGCAGGCACCATGATGTCCCATTCCTTCGCAGTGAAGTACACAGCCACATCCTCAAAAGCCACTGATTCCTGAAATGACAAGTTCCTACTTTCCCAGACCTCAGTACTTTGGTGATGGTCAAATCTGCCAATGAGAGACCTGAGAAGGGCACCTACAAATGATATGTATTCAGTATTGGGTCCTTCACGTGCCTACAGAGTTTTCATGTAAAATTTAGGTGTGGAGGAAGAAGATGCAGAATTAAAGGTAGCCAGTCAGAGTTCAGCATACTTTCCCAGTGAGAAACAAGTACACCTCCGCTATGAGCGTCTAAACATGTGACCTCCacagacactgaacctgctgcATAGAAGCTGGGCTTGGGCCCGAGCACAGAAGTGCGCTTGTGGAAGGAGAACTGACCACTGAACATAGCTGTCAGCTTAGCTCTAAGTCCCTCCCTAATTTGTATATATCCCAGTGATTATTTGGGTTACTCGTATTACTCCATTTCCCAATTTTACTGTCATTCTAatccttctttcttgcctgtcTCCTTGTCCACTACCCCGAGCACAAAACTCTCTGATCAGTCAATGAACTCCCACCTGCAGCCTGTCTTCATGCAGAGGTAGTGAGGTTAGAGAAGCATAGGAAAATACTGCTTACTAGAGAAAGGCTAGGGTCTTGACCAACTTGGTGCACAAGGCTCAAGATAGGCCTAAAAAGGTGGCTATTTCAAGTTTTTAAGCCCTGGAGTCAAGCTCCGTATTTCAGAAATAGAGCTCTAGTGGAAATGGTCTTAATATGGAGTATGAGATTAAGGGCACCTATGAGCCAAGTGCCAAAGAATGTTTCGtcaattatcatttttatatatttttaattcccttGGAGAAAAGCCCTCCATGTTATGTTGTGTTGCAAAATTCCATGTAACTCACCAACAGTGAGTGTCATGGAATACTGgttcagacagaaaattcaactaacagaactgaatagggattttaaaaacagacacagacataTATGTTCACCAAATGTATGACAAAGTAACTAGAGTAATTCAGTGGGTAAAAGACAGATTTTTCAATACATAATCCTGAATCAATTGGATATGTATATGGGGGAAAAAGAACTTTGACCCATGCCTTACACCTTTAATTTGAGATGAATCACACGCCTAAGTATAAAGGTAAAACAATAAATCTTCTAGAATAAAACACAGAAGAACATCTTGATGATGTCTGAGTAAGAAAAGATTTCTTATACAAAACAAACTGATATACTGGACTTCACTGAAAGTAAAATCTATTTATCAAAAGATACCATTAGAAGAGTGAAAATGCAAGCCACTGATTGGGAGAAGTTACTTAATAACACATATGTCTGACAAAGGACttataataaataagaaacaatacaacttaggaggaaaaaaggtacagtgtaataaaaaatacgaaaaaatatCTGAACAGGGAGTTCACATAAGAGGATACGCCAATAAACCTATGAAATGGTGCTCAGCATCACTGCTTACTAGAGgtgagaaaattttttaaacccCGATGAGATACTACAAACGAGTGACAACAAgtattggtaaggatgtggaacaactgtACACTGCTGACAGAAATATAAATTGGAa containing:
- the KRBOX1 gene encoding KRAB domain-containing protein 1 isoform X3, with the translated sequence MMTAVSLTTRPQESVAFEDVAVYFTAKEWDIMVPAERALYRDVMLENYEAVAFVAVPPTSKPALVSHLEQGKESCFTRPQGVLCRNDWRAGLIEPLAQCWIQVARVDILVLIFRGKHSILYQWKNLS
- the KRBOX1 gene encoding KRAB domain-containing protein 1 isoform X4, producing the protein MMTAVSLTTRPQESVAFEDVAVYFTAKEWDIMVPAERALYRDVMLENYEAVAFVAVPPTSKPALVSHLEQGKESCFTRPQGVLCRNDWRAGLIEPLAQCWIQVARVDILVLIFRGKHSILYQ
- the KRBOX1 gene encoding KRAB domain-containing protein 1 isoform X2, encoding MMTAVSLTTRPQESVAFEDVAVYFTAKEWDIMVPAERALYRDVMLENYEAVAFVVPPTSKPALVSHLEQGKESCFTRPQGVLCRNDWRAGLIGYLELRRYTYLAKALLRTVVSKIFQNRQSWEDRRKA
- the KRBOX1 gene encoding KRAB domain-containing protein 1 isoform X1; translation: MMTAVSLTTRPQESVAFEDVAVYFTAKEWDIMVPAERALYRDVMLENYEAVAFVAVPPTSKPALVSHLEQGKESCFTRPQGVLCRNDWRAGLIGYLELRRYTYLAKALLRTVVSKIFQNRQSWEDRRKA